In Mycobacterium sp. Aquia_216, a genomic segment contains:
- the mbtD gene encoding mycobactin polyketide synthase MbtD, which produces MLDHVLPDGRVPVLLTSHDRVLIRQDAVAILDYLDRSGGAAPDVAAAVASTLLRLRRVRRHRAVVRAADRTELVDGLSALARDEEHPLITWSAKSSAPHIAFVFPGQGNQWQAMGADAYRCLRAYREIADECGQAFVAAGLSSPLPYLVGELEQNWSRTQIQGAQFTHAVSLAAAWRDFGVVPDITIGHSLGEVAAAYVAGAITLSDAVALVGARATVVDRLTGRYAMAVLGVGLEEAESVLADAPGWLEVSAVNGPSSTVVSGDHDAVAAAVQLAGRRGIFTHQLSVDYPGHTSALRQLRTPLIEMMPDSAFRRCDVRFVGSTFGTEVGSDIDFSEYWYENLCGTVRFDRAVRYAQKVGVDTFVELSAHPSLLYPLADIVDEESAVIVGSGHRDKSITDSLSANIAAVATAHPGSPWANAIPEGIQAPLPRFPNAPMRAVHLWATPEPLTDTVAAPVLTAAVEDWQQVTSPTPSSATDCAIGFFGEAAAGALTQRLIDAVSTHDGCRAVPLGEAEIVVVIAPELDQLDALAAIEQIAGRADAGLPDYAAVIGPRCRAVWLLTVGAEQIDSEEPNVSPAQAALAAMHRSVGFEFPDQIFGHLDLASRDVDVQTAAAVVDVFLGEGAEIALRGPESTRRYVRTFRECRESAASRPLDAAALDNVVITGGSGAIGLQYARYCIEHGARTVTLLSRNGVDPDTLAHLAENHDAVVHAPRCDITDRAALSAAAAEYAGPGASLLIHTAGIAKAVARQDLTGTDVAEVCDAKVRGLALLAEVWPAQPDCRILACSSVFGVWGGYNHAAYAASNRMLDVLAGQLRAGGRDCMAVRWGLWQAAGVVAANEITRTERSGLIAMDPELAIEASLYRYDGDPLIFDADFDRLAVFFESQGMPMPFSGPGSSDSPESENGSATKPLADVVRAELAATLHLGDSSSIDPSASLIDLGVDSLLALDLRKRLRRTVGGSVPVARMLGGITVHELIDALGATGGPKAPPRLAATAAPNGAQHSTLAMLERLDS; this is translated from the coding sequence GTGCTCGATCACGTGTTGCCCGACGGTCGTGTCCCGGTGCTACTCACCTCGCACGACCGAGTGCTCATTCGCCAGGATGCGGTGGCCATCCTCGACTACCTCGACCGCAGCGGCGGCGCCGCACCGGATGTGGCGGCGGCGGTCGCGTCGACCCTGCTGCGGCTGCGGCGGGTGCGACGTCACCGCGCGGTGGTCCGGGCGGCAGACCGTACCGAGCTCGTCGACGGCTTGTCCGCGCTCGCCCGCGACGAAGAACACCCCCTGATCACCTGGTCCGCGAAGTCCTCGGCTCCGCACATCGCGTTCGTGTTCCCGGGCCAGGGCAATCAATGGCAGGCGATGGGAGCCGACGCCTACCGGTGCCTGCGGGCCTACCGGGAGATCGCGGACGAGTGTGGGCAGGCGTTCGTCGCGGCCGGGTTGTCGTCACCGCTGCCTTACCTGGTGGGCGAGCTGGAGCAGAACTGGTCGCGCACGCAGATTCAGGGTGCACAGTTCACGCACGCAGTCAGTCTGGCCGCTGCATGGCGAGACTTCGGGGTGGTTCCCGATATCACCATCGGGCACAGCCTCGGCGAGGTGGCGGCGGCATATGTGGCCGGGGCGATCACGCTGTCGGACGCGGTCGCTTTGGTCGGCGCGCGGGCTACCGTCGTCGATCGGCTCACCGGCCGGTACGCGATGGCGGTGCTGGGGGTCGGCCTCGAAGAGGCGGAGTCCGTGCTCGCCGATGCGCCTGGCTGGCTGGAAGTTTCGGCGGTCAACGGGCCGTCGTCGACGGTGGTGTCCGGTGACCACGACGCCGTCGCCGCCGCGGTGCAACTGGCGGGGCGCCGGGGCATCTTCACTCATCAACTGTCCGTCGACTACCCGGGCCACACGAGTGCGTTGCGGCAGTTGCGTACGCCGCTGATCGAAATGATGCCCGACTCGGCCTTCCGGCGCTGCGACGTGCGGTTCGTCGGCTCCACATTCGGCACCGAGGTGGGAAGCGACATCGACTTCTCCGAGTACTGGTATGAGAACCTCTGCGGCACAGTACGCTTCGACCGGGCCGTGCGGTACGCGCAGAAGGTCGGAGTCGACACGTTCGTGGAGCTGTCCGCGCACCCGTCGCTGCTGTATCCGCTCGCCGACATCGTCGACGAGGAGTCGGCCGTGATTGTCGGATCGGGGCACCGCGACAAATCCATCACCGACTCGCTATCGGCGAACATCGCCGCTGTCGCGACCGCTCACCCCGGCAGCCCGTGGGCCAACGCCATTCCGGAGGGAATCCAAGCGCCGCTGCCGAGGTTCCCAAACGCGCCGATGCGAGCGGTGCATCTCTGGGCGACACCGGAACCGCTGACCGACACGGTGGCAGCTCCAGTGCTTACCGCTGCCGTCGAGGACTGGCAGCAGGTGACGTCACCGACCCCGTCCAGCGCAACGGACTGTGCCATCGGATTTTTCGGCGAGGCGGCTGCGGGTGCGCTGACCCAGCGACTGATCGACGCCGTTTCCACCCACGACGGTTGTCGGGCGGTGCCGCTGGGCGAGGCGGAAATCGTCGTGGTGATCGCCCCGGAACTCGACCAGCTGGATGCGCTTGCCGCGATCGAGCAGATCGCGGGCCGGGCCGATGCGGGCCTACCCGACTATGCGGCGGTCATCGGCCCACGATGCCGGGCCGTCTGGTTGCTCACCGTCGGTGCCGAACAGATCGATTCCGAGGAACCGAACGTCTCCCCGGCACAGGCGGCGTTGGCCGCGATGCATCGCAGCGTCGGCTTCGAATTCCCGGACCAGATCTTCGGGCACCTGGACCTCGCCAGCCGAGACGTCGACGTCCAGACCGCCGCCGCGGTCGTCGACGTGTTCCTCGGCGAGGGGGCCGAGATCGCGTTGCGGGGTCCCGAATCGACCCGGCGCTATGTCCGGACGTTCCGGGAGTGCCGCGAATCGGCAGCCAGCCGTCCATTGGATGCGGCTGCGCTGGACAATGTGGTGATCACCGGCGGCAGCGGAGCCATCGGCCTGCAGTATGCGCGGTACTGCATCGAGCACGGCGCGCGGACGGTTACCCTTTTGAGCCGCAACGGTGTTGACCCGGACACGTTGGCGCACCTCGCCGAAAACCATGATGCGGTGGTCCACGCCCCGCGGTGCGACATCACCGACCGTGCCGCGTTGTCCGCTGCCGCCGCCGAATATGCCGGGCCCGGTGCGTCATTGCTGATCCACACCGCAGGCATCGCCAAAGCGGTTGCGCGCCAGGACCTTACCGGTACGGATGTGGCAGAGGTATGTGACGCGAAGGTTCGCGGACTGGCGTTGCTGGCCGAGGTCTGGCCGGCGCAGCCCGACTGCCGGATTCTGGCCTGCTCGTCGGTGTTCGGCGTCTGGGGCGGCTACAACCACGCGGCTTACGCGGCATCCAACCGGATGCTCGACGTGCTGGCCGGCCAGTTGCGTGCCGGGGGCCGGGACTGCATGGCGGTTCGATGGGGACTGTGGCAGGCCGCCGGGGTGGTGGCGGCCAACGAGATCACCCGCACCGAGCGGTCCGGTCTGATTGCCATGGACCCCGAACTGGCGATAGAAGCCAGCCTGTACCGTTACGACGGTGATCCCCTGATTTTCGACGCAGACTTCGATCGGCTCGCGGTCTTCTTCGAAAGCCAGGGAATGCCAATGCCGTTCAGCGGACCGGGCAGCAGCGACAGTCCCGAGAGTGAGAACGGCTCCGCCACGAAACCGCTTGCCGACGTGGTACGCGCCGAGCTGGCCGCGACATTACATTTGGGTGATTCGTCATCGATCGACCCGAGTGCGTCCCTGATCGACCTGGGCGTGGACTCGTTGCTCGCGCTCGATCTGCGTAAACGGCTGCGCCGGACGGTGGGGGGCTCGGTTCCGGTGGCCCGGATGCTCGGCGGCATCACCGTGCACGAATTGATCGACGCGTTGGGCGCCACCGGCGGGCCGAAGGCACCGCCGAGGTTGGCAGCCACCGCCGCTCCGAACGGGGCGCAACACTCGACGCTCGCGATGCTAGAAAGGTTGGACTCCTAG
- a CDS encoding beta-ketoacyl [acyl carrier protein] synthase domain-containing protein, which translates to MSDKGFQHDVEAVLERDETDPVVIVGMAVEAPGGIDTADSYWELLAHGREALGPFPADRGWSVEDLLAGSRRSGFKQIHDRGGFLSGAATFDPEFFGISPREAIAMDPQQRVTLRVSWRALENSGINPDDLAGHDVGCYVGASMTGYGPEMAEFSRHSGHLLAGTALSVISGRVAYTLGLTGPALTLDSSCASALVAFHVAVRALRDGDCDLALAGGVNVLGSPGFFVEFSKQHALSDDGYCRPYSAQASGTVWAEGSAMFVLQRKSAAIRDGRQIVAEVRATAVNQDGRSAGLSAPSEDAQIRLFRRAITQAGIKPEEVGMVEGHGTGTRLGDRTELRSLAETYGDTEPGTGALLGSVKSNVGHSLAAAGALGLAKVLVSAEHGAIPATLHATEASPEIDWEGQGLRLAQSLTPWPAIAGQRTAVASAFGIAGTNAHLIVSVPEVA; encoded by the coding sequence ATGTCTGACAAGGGATTCCAGCACGACGTTGAAGCAGTCCTGGAACGAGACGAGACCGACCCGGTCGTGATCGTCGGGATGGCCGTCGAAGCGCCCGGGGGCATCGACACCGCCGACAGCTACTGGGAGCTGTTGGCGCACGGCCGTGAGGCGCTCGGCCCGTTCCCGGCCGATCGTGGTTGGTCGGTCGAGGACCTGCTCGCCGGATCACGTCGGAGCGGATTCAAGCAGATCCATGATCGCGGTGGATTCCTCAGCGGGGCAGCCACATTCGACCCTGAGTTCTTCGGCATCTCGCCTCGCGAGGCGATCGCGATGGACCCGCAGCAGCGGGTGACGCTGCGGGTGTCCTGGCGCGCGCTGGAGAACAGCGGGATCAACCCCGACGACCTTGCCGGACACGACGTGGGTTGCTATGTCGGCGCGTCCATGACGGGGTACGGCCCCGAGATGGCCGAGTTCTCCCGGCACAGTGGCCATCTGCTCGCCGGGACGGCGCTGAGCGTGATCTCCGGCCGGGTCGCGTACACGCTGGGACTGACCGGTCCGGCGTTGACCCTCGACTCCTCGTGTGCCTCGGCGCTGGTGGCCTTCCACGTTGCGGTTCGCGCCCTGCGGGACGGCGATTGCGACCTGGCGCTGGCCGGCGGCGTCAACGTGTTGGGATCGCCCGGTTTCTTCGTCGAGTTCTCCAAACAACATGCCCTCTCCGACGACGGCTACTGCCGCCCTTACAGCGCGCAGGCCAGCGGAACCGTATGGGCAGAGGGGTCGGCAATGTTTGTGCTGCAACGTAAATCGGCCGCTATCCGGGACGGCCGGCAGATCGTGGCCGAAGTCCGCGCCACCGCCGTCAACCAGGACGGCCGCAGCGCCGGCCTGTCCGCCCCCAGCGAGGACGCGCAGATCCGGTTGTTCCGCCGGGCGATCACCCAAGCCGGGATCAAGCCCGAGGAAGTGGGAATGGTCGAGGGGCATGGCACCGGTACCCGACTCGGCGACCGTACCGAACTGCGCTCGCTGGCAGAGACTTACGGCGACACCGAACCCGGCACCGGAGCTCTGCTGGGATCGGTGAAGTCCAACGTGGGTCACTCGTTGGCCGCTGCCGGCGCACTGGGACTGGCCAAAGTCCTGGTCTCCGCCGAACACGGCGCCATCCCGGCCACCCTGCACGCCACCGAAGCCAGCCCTGAAATCGACTGGGAAGGACAAGGTTTGCGTCTCGCGCAGAGCCTGACGCCGTGGCCGGCCATCGCCGGACAACGGACAGCCGTGGCGTCGGCATTCGGGATCGCGGGCACCAACGCACATCTGATCGTTTCCGTGCCAGAGGTTGCCTAG
- a CDS encoding thioesterase II family protein gives MPSTFPSWIKLVPGRGEKPPVGATVVFPHAGAAAASYRVLGAALAAGADTYIVQYPQRADRLAEPAHETVHDLALGLFAAGPWRNVAPLRLFGHSMGAVVAFEFARVAEEHDVAVQKLWASAGPPPCVVADMPELPTSDDGVLAELADLGGTDPELLADEEFSELLTTAMRADYQAFNRYDPRPDIRIGTDIHVLGGRDDHRIEIDVLRQWERHTAGSFELSLYDGGHFYVYDHVDAIAAQVNDNV, from the coding sequence ATGCCTTCAACATTTCCGTCCTGGATCAAGCTCGTGCCGGGGCGTGGTGAAAAGCCGCCGGTGGGCGCCACCGTGGTGTTCCCGCATGCCGGGGCTGCCGCCGCGAGCTACCGGGTGCTGGGTGCCGCGCTGGCCGCCGGTGCTGACACCTACATCGTGCAGTACCCGCAGCGCGCCGACCGGCTCGCCGAGCCTGCCCACGAGACCGTGCATGACCTTGCCCTGGGGCTCTTTGCGGCCGGCCCTTGGCGCAACGTCGCGCCGTTGCGCTTGTTCGGGCACAGCATGGGCGCCGTGGTGGCATTCGAATTCGCCCGGGTGGCCGAAGAGCACGACGTAGCCGTGCAGAAGCTGTGGGCCTCGGCGGGTCCGCCACCGTGCGTCGTCGCCGACATGCCCGAGCTGCCGACCAGCGATGACGGAGTGCTCGCTGAGCTCGCCGACCTGGGTGGCACCGATCCCGAACTGCTTGCCGACGAAGAGTTCTCCGAGCTGCTCACCACCGCAATGCGCGCCGACTATCAGGCGTTCAATCGCTACGACCCCAGGCCCGACATCCGGATCGGCACCGACATCCACGTGCTGGGCGGCCGCGACGATCACCGCATTGAAATCGATGTGCTGCGGCAGTGGGAACGGCACACCGCCGGGTCCTTCGAGTTGTCGCTGTACGACGGCGGACACTTCTACGTCTACGACCATGTCGACGCGATTGCGGCCCAGGTGAATGACAATGTCTGA
- a CDS encoding non-ribosomal peptide synthetase, whose translation MVRAPACSEDIRAEVAELLGVGVDAVQPADNLISQGLDSIRMMSLAGRWRRQGIDVDFAALSATPTIEAWSELVVVAADSQAAAADASCDEPAPTADGADTEPFPLAPMQHAMWVGRHDNQQFGGVAGHLYVEFDGGPIDPGRLRAAATRLALRHPMLRVRFLPDGTQHIAAADECGDFPLAVEDLRQLDTDRVAARLDAIRETKSHQQLDGAVFELALTRLPGERSRLHVDLDMQAADAMSYRTLMSDLAALYVGRELDELGYTYREYRLATVRDEERPQPARDAARDWWAQRIPELPDPPMPPVVGGRDSHRGTRRWHRLDAATRDALFARARARGITPAMALAGAFANALARWSATSRFLLNVPLFGRQARHPDVDLLVGDFTSSLLLDIDLTGAATPAQRARVVQDAMQSAAAHSAYSGLSVLRDLSRHRRTQVLAPVVFTSALGLGELFSADVTEQFGTPGWIISQGPQVLLDAQVTEFDGGVLVNWDVRDGVFAPGVVDAMFAYQIDELLRLASDDEAWESAGPSALPAEQRAVRDAVNSRAATPSAEALHDGFFRQAEQRPDAPAVLSSSGDLTYAQLRDQVLAVVAALRGAGVEAGDTVAVVGPKTAEQVAGVLGILAAGAAYLPIGVDQPRERAERILETGGVRLALVCGGEQLSLPVAALTLADVLADVAAGAGIQSARVDPADLAYVLFTSGSTGEPKGVEVAHDAAMNTVEFIGRHFEIGPRDRCLALSTLEGDISVMDLFVTLRTGGSIVVVDEAQRRDPDAWARLIETHHITVLHFMPGWLEMLIEVGRGRLSSVRVIPTGGDWVRPEVVRRFAAEAPNLRFAGLGGATETPVHNTIFEVLDPAALPADWTSLPFGTPLANNACRVVSDTGDDCPDWVPGEFWVSGRGIARGYRGRPDLTAQRFVEHDGKRWYRTGDLARYWPDGTVEFVGRADHRIKISGYRVELGEVEAAMRRLPGVRIAVAAALSGSGGSDVLAAVVCAETAGDVEPSPEQIRDALVDVLPAHMIPRHILLVENIGFTDAGKIDRRAVAALLADAFSGSDTDLPGYRAPSTALESALASIIADLLGAERVGLDDDFFALGGDSVQATQAVARIRSWLDSPDVMVADIFANRTVSALAGLLGRRERDPGRLDQVAELYLEVIGMDADSVLNASGQPAKYEAAQ comes from the coding sequence GTGGTGCGTGCCCCCGCGTGCTCGGAGGACATCCGTGCGGAGGTAGCCGAATTGCTCGGTGTCGGCGTCGACGCTGTTCAGCCAGCTGACAACCTGATCAGTCAGGGCCTGGATTCGATCCGGATGATGTCGCTGGCCGGTCGTTGGCGCCGCCAGGGCATCGATGTCGACTTTGCCGCGCTTTCCGCGACTCCGACCATCGAGGCCTGGTCGGAGTTGGTCGTGGTAGCCGCAGACTCTCAGGCGGCCGCTGCCGACGCGTCCTGCGACGAGCCGGCCCCCACCGCCGACGGTGCCGACACAGAGCCGTTTCCGCTCGCCCCGATGCAGCATGCGATGTGGGTGGGCCGTCACGACAACCAGCAGTTCGGCGGAGTGGCCGGGCACCTGTATGTCGAATTCGACGGGGGGCCTATCGATCCGGGCCGACTGCGCGCCGCGGCCACCCGGCTGGCGCTTCGTCACCCGATGCTGCGCGTGCGATTCCTGCCCGACGGCACGCAGCACATTGCCGCGGCCGACGAATGCGGAGACTTCCCGCTAGCCGTCGAGGATCTGCGGCAGCTGGACACCGATCGTGTCGCTGCGCGGCTTGACGCGATCCGGGAGACCAAGTCGCATCAGCAGCTCGACGGCGCCGTGTTCGAGCTGGCATTGACGCGGCTGCCCGGCGAGCGTTCGCGGCTGCACGTCGACCTGGACATGCAGGCCGCCGACGCGATGAGCTACCGCACCCTGATGTCCGACCTCGCCGCCCTCTACGTCGGTCGCGAGCTGGACGAATTGGGCTACACCTACCGGGAATACCGCCTGGCCACGGTGCGTGACGAGGAGCGCCCGCAGCCGGCCCGCGATGCGGCTCGGGACTGGTGGGCGCAGCGCATCCCGGAGCTGCCCGACCCGCCGATGCCGCCGGTGGTCGGCGGTCGGGACTCGCACCGGGGCACCCGCCGCTGGCACCGGCTGGACGCGGCGACCCGCGACGCGCTGTTTGCCCGCGCCCGGGCGCGCGGCATCACCCCGGCCATGGCGCTGGCCGGGGCCTTCGCAAATGCCCTGGCCCGCTGGTCGGCCACGTCGCGCTTCCTGCTGAACGTCCCGCTGTTCGGACGCCAGGCCCGGCACCCCGACGTGGACCTGCTGGTCGGCGACTTCACCTCGTCGCTGCTGCTCGACATCGACCTGACGGGCGCCGCGACCCCGGCCCAGCGGGCGCGGGTGGTGCAGGACGCCATGCAGAGCGCCGCCGCGCATTCGGCCTACTCCGGGCTGTCCGTGCTGCGCGACCTGAGCCGCCACCGCCGCACCCAGGTGCTGGCGCCGGTCGTCTTCACCAGCGCGTTGGGGCTCGGCGAACTCTTCAGCGCCGACGTCACCGAGCAGTTCGGCACGCCCGGATGGATCATCTCCCAAGGCCCCCAGGTGCTGCTCGACGCGCAGGTCACCGAGTTTGACGGCGGAGTCCTGGTGAACTGGGACGTGCGCGACGGAGTGTTCGCGCCGGGCGTCGTCGACGCCATGTTCGCCTACCAGATCGACGAGCTGCTCCGATTGGCTTCCGACGACGAAGCCTGGGAGTCCGCGGGTCCGTCGGCACTGCCCGCCGAACAGCGCGCGGTGCGCGACGCGGTCAACAGCCGCGCGGCGACACCGAGCGCAGAGGCGTTGCACGATGGGTTCTTTCGGCAGGCCGAGCAACGTCCCGACGCTCCCGCGGTGTTGTCCAGTTCCGGCGACCTCACTTATGCACAGCTGCGTGATCAGGTGCTAGCAGTGGTCGCGGCATTGCGCGGGGCGGGCGTCGAGGCCGGCGACACGGTCGCGGTGGTGGGCCCGAAGACCGCCGAACAGGTGGCCGGCGTGCTGGGGATTCTGGCCGCGGGCGCGGCTTACCTACCGATCGGTGTCGACCAGCCGCGTGAGCGGGCCGAGCGCATCCTCGAAACGGGTGGGGTGCGGCTGGCCCTGGTGTGCGGCGGCGAGCAACTCTCGTTGCCGGTGGCCGCGCTGACGCTGGCCGACGTGCTTGCGGACGTGGCTGCCGGTGCCGGGATTCAATCCGCGAGAGTCGATCCCGCCGACCTGGCCTACGTCTTGTTTACTTCGGGCTCCACCGGTGAACCCAAGGGCGTCGAGGTGGCACACGACGCCGCCATGAACACGGTGGAATTCATCGGCCGTCACTTCGAGATCGGGCCCCGGGACCGCTGCCTGGCGCTGTCGACACTGGAAGGCGACATTTCGGTGATGGACCTCTTCGTCACCTTGCGAACCGGCGGGTCGATCGTCGTGGTCGACGAGGCGCAGCGCCGCGATCCCGATGCGTGGGCCCGGCTGATCGAGACTCACCACATCACCGTGCTGCACTTCATGCCCGGTTGGCTGGAGATGCTGATCGAGGTCGGCCGCGGACGACTGTCCTCGGTGCGGGTGATTCCCACCGGGGGCGACTGGGTGCGGCCCGAGGTGGTTCGCCGGTTTGCGGCCGAGGCACCCAACCTGAGATTCGCCGGCCTGGGCGGTGCGACCGAAACCCCGGTGCACAACACGATTTTCGAGGTGCTCGACCCCGCCGCATTACCGGCGGATTGGACCTCCCTGCCCTTCGGGACGCCGTTGGCCAACAACGCCTGCCGCGTCGTCAGCGACACCGGCGACGACTGCCCGGACTGGGTGCCCGGGGAGTTCTGGGTGTCGGGCCGTGGCATCGCGCGTGGTTATCGCGGACGTCCCGATCTCACCGCGCAGCGCTTCGTCGAGCACGACGGCAAACGGTGGTACCGCACTGGCGATCTGGCCAGGTACTGGCCGGACGGCACGGTGGAGTTCGTCGGCCGCGCCGATCACCGGATCAAGATCAGCGGGTACCGCGTCGAACTCGGCGAGGTCGAGGCCGCGATGCGACGGTTGCCCGGAGTGCGGATCGCGGTGGCAGCGGCGCTTTCCGGGTCGGGTGGATCCGACGTGCTGGCCGCTGTCGTCTGTGCCGAGACCGCCGGCGACGTCGAGCCCAGTCCCGAGCAGATTCGCGATGCTCTCGTCGATGTGCTTCCCGCACACATGATTCCGCGTCATATCCTGCTGGTGGAGAACATCGGATTCACCGACGCCGGCAAGATCGACCGTCGTGCCGTCGCCGCCCTGCTGGCCGACGCGTTCTCCGGTTCGGACACCGACCTGCCCGGCTACCGCGCTCCGTCGACGGCACTGGAATCCGCTCTTGCCAGCATCATCGCGGACTTGCTCGGTGCCGAACGCGTCGGTCTTGACGACGACTTCTTCGCCCTCGGTGGCGATTCGGTGCAGGCCACCCAGGCGGTGGCGCGAATTCGCTCCTGGCTGGACAGCCCGGATGTGATGGTTGCCGACATCTTCGCCAATCGGACCGTTTCGGCGCTCGCCGGGTTGCTCGGTCGGCGCGAGCGCGACCCTGGCCGGCTCGACCAGGTCGCTGAGTTGTATCTGGAGGTTATCGGCATGGACGCTGACTCGGTTCTGAACGCCTCTGGGCAACCCGCTAAATATGAAGCAGCACAATGA
- a CDS encoding (2,3-dihydroxybenzoyl)adenylate synthase produces MIPNTAQSVEGFVPFPADRAAAYRAAGYWTGRPLDSILTDAARRWPDKLAVLDAAADRGLTFAELDDRANRAAAGLRGLGVAPGDRILLQLPNGTQFAVALFGLLRAGATPVMCLPGHRAAELGHFAAVGEATGLLVAEKANGFDYRAMARELVREHPGLQHVIVDGDAESFISWTQLCDSAPTESTELPADPGSPALLLVSGGTTGLPKLIPRTHDDYVFNATASAEICGLTPDDVYLVVLSAGHNFPLACPGLLGAMTVGATTVFGTDPSPEAAFDAIARHGVTVTALVPALAKLWAQACDWEPVTPKTLRLLQVGGARLEPGDARRIRETLTPGLQQVFGMAEGLLNYTRLDDPPDVVEQTQGRPLCAADELRIVDGAGESVAPGEEGELLVRGPYTLNGYFRAERDNQRSFDRNGFYRSGDLVRQREDGNLVVTGRIKDVITRAGETIAAQDLEEQMLSHPTIFAAAAVPLPDPYLGEKICAAVVFTAEPIGLAELNAYLDQRGVAAHARPDMLVAMPALPTTPIGKIDKKAIVRQLDNG; encoded by the coding sequence GTGATCCCCAACACAGCGCAGTCCGTCGAGGGCTTCGTCCCGTTCCCCGCGGACCGCGCCGCCGCCTACCGCGCGGCCGGTTACTGGACTGGCCGCCCCCTGGATTCCATCCTGACCGACGCGGCACGACGCTGGCCGGACAAGCTTGCCGTGTTGGACGCGGCCGCCGACCGGGGCCTCACGTTCGCCGAACTCGACGACCGGGCCAACCGTGCGGCCGCGGGGCTGCGCGGGCTCGGCGTCGCACCCGGCGATCGGATCCTGCTGCAGCTGCCTAATGGCACGCAGTTCGCGGTGGCGCTGTTCGGGTTGTTGCGGGCCGGTGCGACACCGGTGATGTGCCTGCCCGGTCACCGCGCCGCGGAGTTGGGCCACTTCGCCGCCGTCGGCGAGGCCACCGGGTTGCTGGTCGCCGAAAAGGCAAACGGTTTCGACTACCGGGCGATGGCACGCGAGCTGGTCCGGGAGCACCCGGGCCTGCAGCACGTCATCGTCGACGGAGATGCCGAGTCGTTCATTTCGTGGACGCAGCTATGCGACTCGGCCCCCACCGAGTCGACCGAACTGCCGGCGGACCCGGGATCGCCTGCGTTGCTGCTGGTTTCCGGCGGCACCACCGGCCTACCCAAGCTCATCCCCCGCACGCACGACGACTACGTGTTCAACGCGACCGCGAGCGCCGAGATCTGCGGGCTCACCCCCGACGACGTCTATCTGGTGGTGCTGTCCGCGGGCCACAACTTCCCGCTGGCCTGTCCGGGTCTGCTCGGCGCGATGACGGTGGGTGCCACCACAGTGTTCGGCACCGATCCCAGTCCGGAGGCCGCCTTCGACGCCATCGCCCGCCACGGCGTCACCGTCACCGCGCTGGTCCCGGCATTGGCCAAGCTGTGGGCGCAAGCCTGCGACTGGGAGCCGGTGACCCCGAAGACATTGCGACTCTTGCAGGTTGGCGGGGCGCGGCTGGAGCCCGGCGATGCGCGACGGATCCGCGAAACGCTGACTCCGGGCTTGCAACAGGTGTTCGGGATGGCCGAGGGATTGCTGAACTACACCCGTCTCGACGACCCGCCAGACGTGGTTGAACAAACGCAGGGCCGGCCATTGTGCGCGGCCGACGAGTTGCGCATCGTCGACGGCGCGGGTGAGTCGGTGGCGCCCGGCGAAGAGGGCGAGCTATTGGTGCGTGGTCCCTACACCCTCAACGGCTACTTCCGGGCCGAGCGCGACAACCAACGCAGCTTCGACCGCAACGGGTTTTACCGCAGCGGCGACCTCGTCCGTCAACGCGAAGACGGCAACCTGGTGGTCACCGGCCGGATAAAAGACGTCATCACCCGCGCGGGCGAAACGATCGCCGCCCAGGATCTCGAAGAGCAGATGCTGAGCCACCCGACGATCTTCGCGGCGGCAGCCGTGCCGTTGCCGGATCCCTATCTAGGCGAAAAAATCTGTGCCGCGGTGGTTTTCACCGCGGAACCGATAGGACTCGCCGAGTTGAACGCATACCTGGACCAGCGCGGTGTCGCCGCGCACGCCCGGCCCGACATGTTGGTCGCGATGCCGGCGCTGCCCACCACGCCGATCGGAAAGATCGACAAGAAGGCGATCGTCCGCCAGCTCGACAACGGGTAG